The Apis cerana isolate GH-2021 linkage group LG2, AcerK_1.0, whole genome shotgun sequence genomic sequence tcTTCAATAGTTGTTCCAAACTTAGGATATTCATCTTTATCCATGATAACAGATTCTTTTTCAGTAGATAATGTTACAggaatgatttcttttttaaaataacctTCAGTAATTGCAGTTTCTGCTTTTTTCTGAGATTTAACTGCATATTCATCTTGTTCATTTctacttatattaaaatctttagaaacattttcagctatatttataaaaagattatatataataaaagaattttttgcaaaatatagtTATAGATAGAATTGTAATTCTCATACCTGTTATTCCCATATGTATTCCATGAAATGCATCTGTTAAACcatcaaatattaaagtatctaTTAGACGGGAATCTCCTATTTTTACACCATTTCTAAATTGTATTGCATGTACAGATTGACTCATACTTTCTTGACCACCAGCTACAACTACTTGATTTTCACCAGCTTTTATGGACATATATCCTTCCATTATtgctctaaaaatatatatcttttatcaaatatattcagattaataataaatataatattattaaatttaattaataaaattattattattattatatgatttaataaaaactgagattaaaatttatatttactttaatccTGAGCCacataacatattaattaaataagcaGGTGTAGCTATGGGAATTCCAGCTTTCATTGCTGCTTGTCTTGCTGGATTTTGTCCTTGAGCAGCAATTAATACCTGCAatggaaattattctttatattttaagatatacatCATAAGATgtagaaatatacaataaagtaaaaaaaagtcttaaaattcaaatgtaatttatgtatatatagatatatataatatttataattataaatatatctctaaactttttattttattatgtttatatcaataattatctatatataaatataattatattgatataattaaaatattaaatatcatataatatccatattttttgcatatttcttttacatatttcttcttttaaatactttttattagagattattagaaaaataatattaaatttataattaaaaaaaaaatataattatataacatataattcacATTTgtctattatgtatattaccTGTCCAAATACAACTTCAGAAACATCTACAGGTTTAAGATGTGCTCTTAAAAGACTTTCTTTAATAACTATACTTCCTAAATCTGATGCTTTCAGCGATGATAAAGAACCACAGAAAGatcctaaaattaataatatattttattttataaaacttgaaattcatttgtagagaaaaaaattttttaattttatataatatgatatagaaattagcaaaaaataatatatctaaataaataaaataatatagataatataaaataatatagtaatacaatgcaataatacaataaaatatatttaaataaatgatataaacaaataaaaataatttaaaaaatcaataatattaatataatatatttattttataactacatataagtatttatatgtagtataatatataattatttcaaatatttaaact encodes the following:
- the LOC108002773 gene encoding acetyl-CoA acetyltransferase, cytosolic isoform X1, encoding MSISDVVIISAVRTPIGSFCGSLSSLKASDLGSIVIKESLLRAHLKPVDVSEVVFGQVLIAAQGQNPARQAAMKAGIPIATPAYLINMLCGSGLKAIMEGYMSIKAGENQVVVAGGQESMSQSVHAIQFRNGVKIGDSRLIDTLIFDGLTDAFHGIHMGITAENVSKDFNISRNEQDEYAVKSQKKAETAITEGYFKKEIIPVTLSTEKESVIMDKDEYPKFGTTIEDLQKLKPAFLKAEGTVTAGNASGINDGAAAVVLMSADIAKQKGLSPLAKIVAMAQVGVEPRIMGIGPIPAVELVLQKAKWTKEEVDLYELNEAFAAQSIACVKSLGLNPDKVNINGGAIALGHPIGASGARILVTLLHSLERINGNKGIAALCIGGGMGIAIAVQRK